Proteins encoded in a region of the Zea mays cultivar B73 chromosome 2, Zm-B73-REFERENCE-NAM-5.0, whole genome shotgun sequence genome:
- the LOC100285859 gene encoding F-box domain containing protein, translated as MVDVAALTDDVLAEILLRVPSPRDLARASVSCSSFRRVISNPHFFRRFVALHAAPPLGVFCCYPALGGGVGGSQFQPALPSHPSAPLARALASSADFCFNFLPPPASDWLVRDSRDGRFLLDRVRDGSTAFTEVAICDPLFRRYRLLPPIPNDLAASVENPYFQRGGDGQLQSRSSEIFLVSRSNDSVSENDTTFTVIWMACCRGKLVAFFYSSESQQWCALSPPEHYALSTRRVMGVRLGQRNHAHGCFYWMLALTHRWLVLDTHKMDFSIVDISPILTGRAMMFSNQITTLESSNGWTTIVVSDVFRSDRRCILYFYAFLNFSDRWQLLNRITLPDEWGYRFRGIIGAADGYLFIKLDDPKENLNDQIERYVEYFSLDVKTMQLGSFCRTTLFTVTESYLYCGFPPSLSMPSI; from the coding sequence atggTCGATGTGGCCGCGCTCACGGACGACGTCCTGGCGGAGATACTCCTCCGGGTGCCGTCGCCGCGGGACCTCGCTCGCGCCTCTGTGTCGTGCTCCTCCTTCCGTCGCGTCATCTCAAACCCCCACTTCTTCCGCCGGTTCGTCGCCCTCCACGCGGCGCCTCCGCTCGGCGTCTTCTGCTGCTACCCCGCCTTGGGCGGCGGGGTTGGTGGATCCCAGTTCCAGCCAGCGCTGCCGTCGCACCCCTCGGCGCCCCTCGCTCGCGCGCTCGCCAGTTCAGCAGACTTCTGCTTCAACTTCCTCCCGCCGCCCGCCAGCGACTGGCTCGTCCGCGACAGCCGTGACGGCCGCTTTCTACTCGACCGCGTGCGGGACGGCTCCACCGCTTTCACGGAGGTTGCAATCTGCGACCCCCTATTCCGGAGGTACCGGCTGCTCCCGCCCATCCCCAACGATCTCGCCGCCTCGGTGGAAAACCCCTACTTCCAGCGCGGTGGCGATGGTCAATTGCAGTCACGCAGCAGTGAAATCTTCCTGGTTTCTCGTAGTAATGACAGTGTCAGTGAGAACGATACGACGTTCACCGTGATCTGGATGGCATGCTGTCGAGGGAAGCTGGTAGCATTCTTCTACTCTTCAGAGTCACAGCAATGGTGTGCACTTTCACCGCCTGAACACTATGCTTTGAGCACCAGAAGAGTCATGGGCGTTCGACTAGGACAGCGCAACCATGCTCATGGGTGCTTCTACTGGATGTTAGCCCTCACACATAGGTGGCTTGTGTTGGACACACACAAAATGGACTTCTCCATCGTGGACATCTCACCTATCCTGACAGGCCGTGCGATGATGTTCAGTAATCAGATTACCACTCTGGAGTCAAGCAATGGCTGGACTACCATTGTGGTCTCTGATGTTTTCCGTTCAGATAGAAGATGCATTCTGTATTTTTATGCATTCTTGAATTTCAGCGACCGGTGGCAGCTTCTGAACAGAATCACCTTGCCTGATGAATGGGGGTATCGATTTAGAGGCATAATAGGTGCTGCCGACGGATACTTATTTATAAAGCTAGATGATCCTAAGGAGAACCTGAATGATCAGATTGAGCGATATGTTGAATATTTTTCGCTTGATGTCAAGACAATGCAGCTTGGGAGTTTCTGTCGGACGACCCTTTTTACTGTGACTGAATCCTACCTTTATTGTGGTTTTCCCCCATCATTGTCGATGCCTTCTATATGA